The Triticum urartu cultivar G1812 chromosome 5, Tu2.1, whole genome shotgun sequence genome contains the following window.
CCATCCTGGCCCACGGCTTCCCCGACGGCCTCCCGGAGCCGTGCATCGCGGTGGTGCTCAAGGAGACGCTCCGTGCGCTCTGCTACCTTCACGAGCAGGGCCGCATCCACCGCGACATCAAGGCCGGGAACGTCCTCGTCGACTCCGACGGCTCCGTCAAGCTCGCCGACTTCGGCGTGTCCGCGTCCATATACGAGACCCCGCCGCCGGCGTCGTCCTTCTCCGGGCCCCTGACCCACGCCCCCCAGGTTGTCCTCAGCTCTTCTTCCTACTTCAGCGAGATGGCAGGGACGCCGTACTGGATGGCGCCGGAGGTCATCCACTCGCACGTCGGCTACGGCATCAAGGCCGACATCTGGTCGTTCGGCATCACGGCCCTGGAGCTCGCGCACGGCCGGCCGCCCCTCTCCCACCTGCCGCCGTCCAAGTCGATGCTGATGAGGATCACGAGCCGCGTCCGGATGGAGGACGCGGAGATCTCCAAGAACAAGAAGCTATCCAAGGCGTTCAAGGACATGGTGTCCTCCTGCCTGTGCCAAGAGCCGGCCAAGCGGCCGTCGGCGGAGAAGCTTCTCCGGCACCCGTTCTTCAAAGGCTGCCGCTCCAAGGACTACCTCGTCCGCAACGTCCTCAGCGTCGTGCCGAGCATCGAGGAGCGCTGCAAGGACGTCACGGGCCTCTGCGGCTGCGCCGCCGGGGGCGCGCGCTGCGTGTCGCCGTGCCACGGCCAGGCGAGCGCGAGCATCGTCAAGAACCGCCGCATGAGCGGCTGGAACTTCGGCGCGGACTGCCCGAGGAAGGAAGACGCGGACAGCTTTGAGGAGCTCGACCAGACCGAGACGGTAGCACGGCTGTTCCTTCCACTCGACGACGAGGACACGGTGCCCGAGCGGGCCTGCGACGGCGCCGGAGAAGATGGAGACAAGGGAACAATGGAGCAGCAAGGTGATCGAGAGGAAAACGAGGGATCGTTCGGCGTGAAAGGGGTGGTGGTGCCGCATCTGATGACTATCTTGGGAAGCCTCGAGGTGCAGAAGAGGATGCTGGCCCAAGAACTGGAAGGTGGCTGCTGCTATCACCACGACGGCAACTGCTGCCGCGAGACGACGGCCAGGGAGGAGATGCTACTCGCGTACGTGCGTCAGCTCGAGCAGAGGGTGGAGGTGCTGACCTTGGAGGTCGAGGAGGAAATCGCCAGGAATGCCCACCTGGAGGAGCTTCTTCGTGAGAGGGCTGGTTGATACTCTTGCGGGCAGCCGCACATGTATGCGTCCATTCCGTTTGCGGATGCGTGCTCGTGTATTTGAATTGTTCAAGATACACAATGGCATCCACGTAGTAGGACGTAACACCCAAGAAGTACCAATATGTAGGTATATAATTGAACAACTTGTATCAATATGTACATTATGGATGACAACTTGACACAGAGAGATGATTGTGCAGCGATGAGATGCAAATTATTAACAGCAACTTGAAGCAGAGGGATGTTATGCAGCGGCACCGGTCGCATTGCATGTAGCTGCTGGGATTGCGGAAAAGTGATGGCGGCAACACTTGAGTGACTTCGATGGCGGTACTACTTGAGCACCCAGTCATGAGCTCTGGGATGAAAGCCTAGGTCTGGCCCGAGTTGGTTAAACCTGGCAATAGCGATGTTTTTACGCCGTTGCCTTATTGAAGGCATTGTTTGGATATGTTCGGATATTCTTTAGGATGAAAACCTAAATTCTGGCATCGGTGTTTGAATCTGGTGACGTCAACGCCTAAATGTCGCTCCTTTTTTGAAGGCGTTGCTGTTGAAGAATCTCGTCGGTTGTGTCATGACATGGTTGGTGCGGGATATGATCATTGTTGTAATTTGCCGATCACGGATTTGATCGCCTTGAGTTTTTATTCTTTCCTGCTTATGGATAACTTTGGTCTTAAATGATTTTGCTATTTGTTGGCATGTTTTTATGCATGTGTTGTATTGATTGTGTGCGTTCTAATTATGTAGAGGATGTATGATCTTTAGTTTTGTATTTTCTTGATGATACTTTTTGAGCCAATAAAATCCACTCTTTATAAAAAAAGACATGTACAAATCGCCAGTTCATCACGGGACACCAACTACCTATTGGGGGTATGGACATGTAGGCACCAGCCACCAGAAAATTTATTTTGGCTAAGTCGATCTTTTGGGTCATTAGATTAAGATTGAACGGCCGTCCTTTAGCTTTTGTTCTTCTCCTACTGTTTCTTCTCCCACAAAATCAACTTATCAAAATTACAAATTCAATCAACTTACATATAGCTATTGTGAGCTACTGTCagatatatgtgtgtgtgtgtgtgtgtgtgtgtgtgtgtgtgtgtgtgtgtgtgtgtgtgtgtgtgtgtgtgtgtgtgaagcAAGTGATAGCATCTCTAGTCGATTTCTTAAAAACCTTTAACTCCTCAAAATAAGAAGTTAACAACGTCTAGCCGATCCTCCAAACGTTCAGCAGAGCACAATTTTAAGGACTTATCCTCACAAGGCAACCCAACTCTCTCATTTTTACTCGACCAACGCCACTTCTTAGGATAATTTCGGCTGTTTCCCACTCTCGCCCGAGGCACCACCTCTTCCCGCCACCACAAGCCTCAGTTCTGACTACGATGGAACCGGAAGgtgatgaagccatgtacctagggtagggtcatggatctgttcAAGATACCTTCTCCAAGGACATCCCTAAAGGTACCAGGAGCATTtgaagaaaaatcatcatccactcgaccatgaagttATGTTTCACTCGACAATCCTGAAGACACTCGACCGTATAGATAatcactcgaccaccagaagatctagagcctcttcactctgcaacggtcgggaattaagtcatatctttaatggtcattatgtatcTTTATTGCAGGCGTTACCAGAAACGTCTGCaactttatgtaccttaaactgtgtcgtgggctggctggggtcctggcgcactctatataagccacctccctccacaggcacaagggttcgcactttctgtaacacacacgcatataatccagtcgactgccttcgggctccgagacgtatggttgttacttcctctgagaagggcatgaactcgtaaaactcccgtgtacaactcctccatagttaagatcttgcctctacattcctacccccattctactgtcagacctagaaccacgacagttggcgcccaccgtggggccggtgtcttagcgacttgttggaggagttgcaatttttccgatccccttcatcatggtttcgggcggaggtttggctgagggtcgcgagatccgtctcggcgcgctcgtgtttgtcgccgacgactccgcttggcttcaggaggctccgctcgacgtcgacgcactcaccgtccgcggggcaacgcactttcgcgcgtgcgtccgcaGCATCCTCCTGCGgtagccgtcgacccagtatcggtcggctcctgtaGCCTCCCCCCTCCCTGCAGCCCGCCGGAGCAAACGTTCCGGTcgatcgaggcttcagcggtgggtgaggcatgcggtggctcgccagtcggccaccccccaGGTCGCGGCAATCAAGCCCGACGAAACTCtgtacggcctgttcgatctgtcgactagctctgtagagactgcatccgagtgcgacagcagcgacccaacggcggaagttttgatggtcaatggaccacgcagtcctcctggcttcacccgtgaagacggaggcgatGGGGGCGGCGATCCTCGCGTGTTCATGAAGAGTACCTCCCCGAACCACTCTCTTCGCAGcggagagaagaacttcgccgccggaacatggatgcacttcacactcctatcgttggagaaacccctgaggcccaggccttggaggaggcgcgcctagccaacttggctgagcacactagactggagaacctccagcgcgcactcgacgagcgtgctcggcagcgtgCTCCCGAATCCAGTTGACGTCAACTTTTTCCACCTTCGACTCAGGTATACCAAACTCCAATCCAGAATCTCGCAGCTACGGCCTGAATAGcggagtcaattcaaccttcccagttGGAAGCTGGTCGAGGTTTGGTGCAGATCCGGGCCTTGCTCCGGGCCGCGGGTGAGCAGAACACAGTAGTATCTCAGccgcggaataggattcatagcagatccgtcattgcagacacagtccagtcggctcacagcccaagatcgcccccgaggcatgagggacgtggagatcgacgagatcagtacagaagCCGCGAGCAGTAGGATCACCGACTCGATcacgatgatcgtcgtcgagtgcccacacctcccccaaggagtggatcGTATGTGCCTCGGCAACAGGATGATAGACGCCCTCACAGTGGTGGgtgaaggattccagtcgaccccagggaaccgggctttgatgcgagatctattctcgttcagggtctggtcgacagaaacagagctcacagagaaggtcCCGACAGAGATTTTCCAACCAGCAATAGAGTGCATGTGtcaggtccagagtgcttcagcagaaccttcagggctgcggtgattcctccctacttcaggttggcgactggagtcagtaagttcactggagAGTCCAAGCCTaatacttggcttgaagattaccgagtggctgttcAGATCGGTGGTGGcgatgatgaggtggccatgaaacaccttcctttgatgttggagggctcagccagagcgtggctgaatcagttagtgtaggatcgaaagtatgtctagaggggggtgattagactacttgaccaaataaaaacttaaccttttcccaagtttagttcttggcagattttagctattgtaggacaagtcaagcaatcatctcacaattcaagcaagcatgcaaagagtatattggcagcggaaagtaaaacatgcaacttgcaagaatgtaaagggaagggtttggagaattcaaacgcagttggagacacggatgtttttcccgtggttcggataggtggtgctatcctacatccacgttgatggagacttcaacccacgaagggtaacggtcgcgcgagtccacggagggctccgcccacgaagggtccacgaagtagcaaccttgtctatcccaccatggccatcgcccacgaaggacttgcctcactagcggtaggtCTTCActaagtaggcgatctccttgcccttacaaactccttggttcaactccacaatcttgtcggaggctcccaagtgacacctagccaatctaggagacaccactctccaagaagtaacaaatggtgtgttgatgatgaactccttgctcttgtgcttcaaatgatagtctccccaacactcaactctcataggatttggattttgtggaaagaagatttgagtggaaagcaacttggggaaggctagagatcaagattcatatggtaggaatggaatatcttggtctcaacacatgagtaggtggttctctctcagaacatatgagttggaattgtgtatgtgttctgatggctctctccatgaatgaagaggaggtggaggggtatatatagcctccacacaaaatccaaccgttacacacagttttccaatctcggtgggaccgaatcaacaaactcggtcggaccgaaaaggtaaacctagtgaccgttagagattttcggtgggactgacatgcaactcggtaggaccgatatggttagggtttgggcataacgtaatctcggtgagaccgattacacaaactcggtgagaccgagttcggtaataagctaaccagagagttggtcaggcaaactcggtgggaccgatttgctctttcggtgagaccgaaaagttacaaaagggaaacagagagtttacattgcaatctcggtgggaccgattcgctctttcggtgagaccgaaaagttacgaaagggaaacagagagtttgcaatcccatctcgatgagaccgagatccctatcggtagaaccgaattgctagggtttggtagtggcttatgacaagtgaaactcggtggcgctggatagaaagaatcggtaggaccgagtttggcttagggtataggtcatatgtggatatgggaaagtagttgagggttttggagcatatcactaagcacatgaagcaaaaggctcattaagcaacacctcatccctccttgatagtattggcttttcctaaagactcaatgtgatcttggatcactaaaatataaaatgaagagtcttgatcttttgagcttgagccaatcatttgtccttagcattttgagggttccactttcacatccatgccatgccaatcattgagctttcctgaaatagtcatcttggaatagcattagctcaatgagctatatgttgttgtgaattaccaaaaccacctagggatagttgcactttcagttaGCACCTGGTAgcatttatacttgggaagatcttgcccgagtatttgtcagaacatttgaaggtacttgcaaacggccggcagggctgacagaattacaatgttgcgttcagaaaccgaatgaaactttgagagattatatccagagatggatcacattgCACCACGCGGTGGAAaatgtgtctgatcatcaggcaatttgtgcctttaaagaaggcgtcaaatatcgggagttgaatctgaaattcggtcggacaggagatatgactctgactcggatgatggaaattgccaccaagtacaccaacggtgaagaagaaggccgactccggagtggcaagcacaaaacagtcgcccacgaaactggaggaggaaactccagtcggaagcagaagcgcaaagccgagccagccgcccctggTGAAGCCTTAGACGTGACTCAAGggaagttcaaggggaagcccaaagggccgtggaaccccaagaaagtaaaagatcaagatggaaatgatgtgttggatttaccatgccatattcacaccaaaaaagatgaagagggtaatttcatttacccgaagcataccactcgacagtgtcgactcctaatccagcaattccgagagaaacaacccaaggaaaaggagaaagaagcagacaaGATTGGGGacgaggaagaggatgatgatggttatccccacgtgaattccactctgatgattttcgctgacgttgagagtaagagtcgactgaaagtcatcaacagagaagtgaacatggtcgctccggtgacacccagttatttgaagtggtcccagactgccattacattcgaccagtccgatcacccagcgcacatagccaaccttgggaggcaagcgttggtggtcgacccagtagtcgaaggcaccCGATTGACTAAGATTCTGATGGATGGTGACAGTGGCCTGaatatactgtatgcagaaacattgaaaggaatgggcattccgatgtccagactcagtgaaagcaatatgagtttccatggagtcattcccggcaagaaggctgcatcactcggTCAGATCGCTCTCGATGTAGTGTTCGGTGactccaagaattaccgcaaagaaaagttgacatttgaagttgtggatttccagagtgcttatcatgctattctggacaggccggcttatgcacgttttatggctcgaccatgttacgtgtacctcaaattgaagatgcctggtcccaaaggtgtgatcaccatCACTGGTAGtcggaagaaggcggaagagtgcttccagaagggctcaaagattgccgatgcacagatggccatagtggagttgcaggaatatcaaaaaaatgcagatccgagtgatttgttgcgaactaagaagcctgccacggatttagcattccagtcgtctggcgaaACAAAGTCGATTCACATCCACCCAacggatcccaatgctgctccgactcacatttcaacaacactcgactccaaataggaagaagcgctcatccagttcctccgtgaaaactgggacatctttgcatggaaaccttctgacatgccaggtgttcccaggggactggctgagcatcgtttgcgagtcgacccaaaagtgaaaccagtcaaagaacatcttcgacggtccgccgtgcagaagaggaaggcaatcggtgaagaagtggctcggcttctggcagctgagtttatccgagagatttaccactccgagtggttagctaatgttgttatggtcccaaagaaagacgactcacttcgcatgtgcatcgccttcaaacatatcaatcaggcatgcccgaaagatcactttcctctccctcgcatcgaccaaatagttgactcaactgcggggtgtgagcgtttgtcctttttggacgcttattccgggtatcatcagatccgtctgtacggacccgatgagataaaaacagctttcatcaccccatttggggcTTCTGTTATatcactatgccattcggtttgaagaacgctgcagccacattcatgcggatgattcagaagtgcttgCTCACTCACATCAGTCGGAAtatggaagcatacatggatgacattgtgatcaagtcacgtaaaggttccgacctactggctgaccttgctgtaacctttgccaacctcagaaggtatgatatcaagcttaatccatcaaagtgcacgtttggagttccaggcagaaaattactcggttttctcattttcgaacgggggatcgatgctaacccagagaaagtgggtgccatactccagatgaaacgccctgtgcatgtacacgatgtccagaagcttactggttgtttggccgccctaagtcgattcatttctcgcctcggtgaaaaggcattgcctctttaccgactgatgaagaagtcagataagttcgagtggactcctgaagctgatgcaacatttgcagagcttaaatccctgctttccacccagccggtgcttgctgctccaatcagcaaagagcctctactgctttacattgcagccactggagaagtcgtcagtacagtacttacgatcgagcgggaagaaggaaaaacttacaaagttcagcgcccaatatactatgtctctgaagttttgactccatcaaagcaaggatatccacattatcagaagcttgtttatgggatttatatgaccatgAATAAGGTTGCACATTAAttctctgatcactccattacagtcgtcagcgacgccccattatcagagattctgaacaatagagatgcaactggtcgagtggcaaagtgggcgattgaacttcttcccttagatatcaagtttgaggcaaagaaagctattaagtcccaggcaatagcagatttcctcgccgagtggattgaacaacaactgtcgactcaagttcactcagagcactggaccatgttctttgatggttccaagatgctgaatggttccggtgctggggtggttctggtatccccccgaggagacaagctcagatatgtcctccagattcactttaattcctccaacaacgaagcagaatatgaagcactcctgtatgggttgcgtatggccatctcactcggcgtccgtcacCTCATGGTGTATGGcaactcagatttggtagtcaatcaagtgatgaaggaatgggatgtcagaagcccagccatgactggttactgcaacgcggtgaggaagttggaaaagaagtttgaggggttagagctccatcatgtaccccgactgaaaaatcaagcagcagatgatttagcaaagataggctccaagagagaagctattcccaacaatgtgttcttggagcatgttcatgcaccttcagttcaagaagatcccttcgctgaagagcccccgcagcctagGAGTGCCACGGAttcgactgaagtcgaggtcccagccgtggttgatctaatcatggaggttccggtcattactcccgactggacagtgccatacattgcgtacatccttaggaaggagctcccagaggatgaagaagaggctcgacagatcgtccgtcgatccaaggcctttactatGATAAGAGGACAACTATTCAGGGAAAGCGTGACCGGAGCCAgtcagaaatgcataacgccagaagaaggtagaatgatcctcaacgacatccactcagggacctgtggtcaccatgcatcctctcgggccatcgtggctaaagcataccgagccggattttattggccacgagcaaatgaaatggcgaaagatatactcgacagatgtgaaggttgccagttttactctgacatgtctcacaagccagcgtcagccctgaagaccattcccctcGTCTGGCTCTTTGCTGTatggggattggatatggttggaccactgagaactggtaggagcggcttcactcatgtgctcatagcagtcgacaagtttaccaaatggattgaagctaaacctatcaagaaccttgaagCCAGCACcactgtcagttttatcagagaattgacattcagatatggagttccacatagcatcatcactgacaacgggttgaacttcgattctgatgagtttagagctttctgcgcttctcaaggcacatgagtcgactatgcttcagtcgctcacccgcagtcgaatggacaagcagaaagagcaaatggcctaattctcaaaggactgaaaccccgactgatgtgTGATCTCAAAAACACGCAGCAGGCacttgggtcgatgaacttccatcagaTCTTTGGGgttgaggacaactcctaatcggtcgactggacgaactcctttctttttgggtctatggagccgaagctgttctaccaagtgacctgctccacaacgcaccccgagtcgatcTCTTCTctgaagaagaagcagaacaggcccggcaagattcagtcgatctcttagaggaggaaagagagatggccttgatccggtcgaccatttatcagcaagacttgcgtcgattccacgcccgaaatgtgaggggtcgagcctttcaagagggagacttagttcttcgagtggatcaacagaagccacacaagctcgcccctgcttgggaaggccccttcatcatcaccagagttctccacaatggagcataccatctttacagtgtCGAGCATCAGAAagatgagccacgagcttggaatgcggagctgctccaccccttttatacttaagtactcgttcgaataaagtgtaataagaagtacctttgtaatttgtttatcaaagacaagatcTTTACAGTCCTCTGGCacgattgttgttgcttttgtttacgtctgaaaacccccagtgggtgacttagctgtgaatccgtttcgcctaagttttcaaacaacctaccgagtggtgagccagcctcccactcggg
Protein-coding sequences here:
- the LOC125509178 gene encoding serine/threonine-protein kinase BLUS1, giving the protein MADDAGPGGEAKYPLNPDCYRLLCKIGSGVSAVVYKAACLPLGSVPVAIKAIDLERSRANLEDVWREAKAMALLSHANVLRAHCSFTVGSHLWVVMPFMAAGSLHSILAHGFPDGLPEPCIAVVLKETLRALCYLHEQGRIHRDIKAGNVLVDSDGSVKLADFGVSASIYETPPPASSFSGPLTHAPQVVLSSSSYFSEMAGTPYWMAPEVIHSHVGYGIKADIWSFGITALELAHGRPPLSHLPPSKSMLMRITSRVRMEDAEISKNKKLSKAFKDMVSSCLCQEPAKRPSAEKLLRHPFFKGCRSKDYLVRNVLSVVPSIEERCKDVTGLCGCAAGGARCVSPCHGQASASIVKNRRMSGWNFGADCPRKEDADSFEELDQTETVARLFLPLDDEDTVPERACDGAGEDGDKGTMEQQGDREENEGSFGVKGVVVPHLMTILGSLEVQKRMLAQELEGGCCYHHDGNCCRETTAREEMLLAYVRQLEQRVEVLTLEVEEEIARNAHLEELLRERAG